CAGCCATAGTTTCTGGTCGTGCTTCACTACTGGCTTACCGTTTTCCATGGCTCTGATTGAGCCTTTGACTCCCAGGTACATAGCGCCAGGTACTTGACTGGTGATATTTCGGTCTGTCACAGGCTCGAGCTTAAAGCGTGGGGTCTTGCCGTCAGCGTCTTTCTGTGCAGGTTTTTCCCAGGGCAGCGGCTGATCGCCATTGGTGCGAGGCCAGCCTGGGCGCACCGCAGGTGATTCCACTTTTTTGTCAGGGTGCAGTTGCGGCTGTGGCAATTCAGGCTTTTTAGCAGGTACAGGGATGTTGCCTTCTGGCAGAGGGAATCTGTTATCCGGCTTTGTGGCTGGCACAGGGATTTTGCCTTCTGGCAAAGGATAGGCAGGCTTGGGCGCATCCGGTGTGATATCTAGTTTGGGCAAGGCGCTTTTATTATCTTGCGCCTTTATGTGATTAAAAGCATCTATGCCCTTGCCCTCAAAAGAGACTGCGTGCCCTTTTTTGTCGCGCTGCTGCTCAATTTTGCCTTCATTCAGTATGCCTCGGAGTGCGGTTTTTTCCTTGCCATCCTGGTTGACAAACAAATGCACCATCTCACGATTGCCGCTCTTTGCCACTTCCAGACGCAAATTGGTCTCATGACCTTGATCATCTACACCCTTGATAGTAGTGACGCCTTGCTTAGCAAGCTCACGCACAGCCTGCAGACGCTCTTCTGGCTTGGCAGAATGGTCCAGCAATTTATCCTGGAGCGAAGCTGTCGGCGACTTAGCAGGACTGAAATCCATCACCACAGAGGGCAACTCATAGCCTGGTGTTTTGGCCGGAAGATCTGCCTGGGCCAGACGCGGTTGCGTCTTCATATCTTGCCAGGTGCCACTACTGAGATCCGTCTGCCTTCTGGTTTCGTGCAGCACGTTAGTATCCGCTGCCTCATTGGGGCGCGGTGCGTCGTTAGCTACCATATTAAGTCTCGCGGCTGTGCGATCACAAAGATCGTCTTAAGTGGGGTGAACCAATTAAACGGCCTAAGACGTAATCAATTTGTAAATTGCAAAAGCAGAGTCTTAACTGACTTAACTTTTACTGAGCCGGTGCCGGAGCTGAAGTGGCTGGAGCAGCGGCTGGAGCTAAAGCTCCGGGTTTAACAACCGCTTTCTTTTTCTTTTTCTTCTTGGGAGCAAGTTTGATCTTGCACTCTTTGATATAGCCATTTAGCTCTTTAGCGCGTTTAGGATCTTTTGCTTCTGGCATACGCGAGGCTTCTTGTAAGACTTTGAGAGCCTCACGGTAAGAGCCATTGCGCAACAAAGTCTCACCCAGACCAGCTTTTGATTGATATAGCTTGGGCTCAATTTTGAGAGCGTCTCTAAAGTTGATTTCTGCTTCTTTGTAGTTCTTAAAACTAGCTAGCTGAATACAGCCGGCGTTGTGATAGAGCATTGGGTCTTTGATGCCCATCTTTTTGGCGCGAGCGTATACTTCTAGCGCCTTTTTGGCGCCATCTACTTCCATTGTGGCCATAGCCAAACCAGCCCAGGGCTCGGGGTTGGCGGGACTAGCTTTGATAGCCTTCTCGTAAAGTTCCTTTGATTTCTTGAAATTCTTTTGCTCATCGTAAATAAGAGCCAGATAGTAGGGACAGTGGTCATCACTGGGATCAAGCGTCATCGCTTTTTCAAATTCTGGTATTGCAGCTGCTTTGTTACCGGTGTTTGACAGTGCCATAGCTAAAAGAAAGTGATAAAAGCTATCGCCTGGATAAATCTTGATCGCTCTCTCTAGTAGCGGCATGGCGCCTTTCCAATCCCCCTTCTCGGTGCGAGGATAAGCATCTTTGCGCACAATCGCCCATGATTTTTCCCAATCTGCACGGTTGCCCCTACCGGGGTACTTTTCCCAGCGATCAGCCCAGGCTGAGCCAGTCGATACAACAAATGAGAGTGCAAGCAAAGCTGGTAACGCTGTATTTATAAGACGCAAGATCGCCTCCAGTATTGATGTAAAGCCTTTTGACACCGTGATCACTACAAGTATAGACCAACAGAAGAGTCGTTTAATTTAAGGTGGCTTGCCCGGGCAAAATCCCCGAAAGTAATTACATTCCCAAGCGGCGAAGTCAAGATAACAAAAAGGTAAGTTTTCACCATAACAAGGGACGGAAGGTCCGACAGAATACACTCCACCCAATCCTTCACCCCAAAAGAGTGTCATCTACCCTGAATAGAGTGAACGACGATTAACCCCTAATTGTGGAACGCAACAACTAAGCTGCGCTAATATTACCCAATGGCAACCCTGTCAAATGGGCTCCAGTTGCTGTCCAGCTTAAATACTAGCGCTCAGGTAATCCCAGGCTTCCATGAACAGCCCTTATCGCATCCCGTTTAACAAACCCTCTTTTGTCGGCAATGAACTTGCCTACATCGAAAAAGCTGAGGTGCCAGTGCACTATGCTGGCGTTGGCTGTGAAATGAATGCCATATTGCCTCTAGCGCAAAGCCACCGGATAGCATTAGTAGAAGACCATGCCCATGGTCTATTTGGCACATATCAGGGCAAGCAACTGGGCACTTTTGGATGAAGCCGCCCAGAGCTCCTACAGTGAGAGACTAAAAATTTCCAGTGCGGCGAAGGCGGCGCCCTGCTCATTAACCGTGAAGAACTGGCCGAACGTGCCGAAATCATAAGAGAGAAAGGTACCCATCGCACCAAGTTTTTTAGAGGTCAGGTAGACAAATATACCTGGGTCGATATGGGCTCAAGCTACCTGCCGTCGGACATTCTGGCAGCGATTTTATATGCGCAGCTAGAAAGACGCGAAACAATCCAAGCCACCCGCAAAATGATCTGGCACCTCTACTTCGACAATCTCAGTGACTGGGCATCACAGCAAGGCGTGATACTACCAACGGTACCAGAGTACTGCGGACAAGCCTATCACCTGTTTTATTTGCTACTGCCCTCACTAGGTGAAAGACAGCGATTTATTCAGCATCTCAAAGCCAAAGGCATCCAGAGTGTTTATCACTATTTGCCTTTGCATATTTCGCAGATGGGACAATCTTTTGGTGCAAAGCCGGGTGATTGTCCAGTCACAGAAAAAGTCAGTGATTGCCTGGTGCGGCTGCCTTTTTACAATGCTCTATCCGTAGGCGAAGCAGCTCAAGTAGTGGAAGCTGTCAAATCATTCAAATCGGCGTTTAAGCCACAATCACAGGCAATCCCATTATTCCGGTTTTAACATGGAATCCCACTCGATATCGGTAGTTGTACCTTGCTATAGAAGTGGTGACAATCTCGCCACCATGGTTACAACTCTGCATGCAGAGTTGTCCAAAATTTGCGACGCCTTTGAGATTATCCTGGTCAATGATGGCAGCCCTGATAACACCTGGACAATCATC
This DNA window, taken from Candidatus Obscuribacter sp., encodes the following:
- a CDS encoding tetratricopeptide repeat protein, whose translation is MRLINTALPALLALSFVVSTGSAWADRWEKYPGRGNRADWEKSWAIVRKDAYPRTEKGDWKGAMPLLERAIKIYPGDSFYHFLLAMALSNTGNKAAAIPEFEKAMTLDPSDDHCPYYLALIYDEQKNFKKSKELYEKAIKASPANPEPWAGLAMATMEVDGAKKALEVYARAKKMGIKDPMLYHNAGCIQLASFKNYKEAEINFRDALKIEPKLYQSKAGLGETLLRNGSYREALKVLQEASRMPEAKDPKRAKELNGYIKECKIKLAPKKKKKKKAVVKPGALAPAAAPATSAPAPAQ